The stretch of DNA CCCAGTAGGGCTGGTGGGAGTCTCCAGGGGGGACTGAGAGGGGTCATGGGGCAGGacatggggctgtgggggggttcctGGGCAGGACGTGGTGACTGGGTAAGGGGTCCCTAATCAGGCTGTGTGGGGGTCCCTGTGGGGTCTGTGTGTGAGGTCCCTGAGCAGGACACAGGAGCGATGGGGGGGGTCCACGCGTCTCTCTGGGGGTCCCCCTGAGGACGCCACCCCTCTGACCCTGTCGGGGGGGCAGTCTGACCTGTTCCAGGACGACCTGTACCCGGATACGGCGGGCCCCGAGGCGGCCATGGAGGCGGAGGAGTGGGTGGCGGGGCGCACGGCGGGGCCCGTGCTGGTGTCCCTGCGCCAGGCCTACGTCCCCAGCAAGCAGCGCGACCTCAAGGTGAGCCGGCGGTCACTGCTGCACGACGGCCGCGCCACCACCGCCGCCACCGCCACCACCGGGGCCACCACGCCGCCCCCACGCCCCCACCGCCCCTGCGTCCACTCGCTTCAGTGCCCCCCGGTGCTCGGCTCCGGCAACACCACGGTAAGGGGGACAAAGGGacaagggggaaagggggaaggggcGGAGGGGTGTGGCCGCCGTGGGTGTGGCTCTGCTGGGCGTGTCCGTGCGGGCGCGGCTGACGGGGCTGTCGCTCAGGGGGGCCGCCtggaggaggtgctgcaggaggtggcGGCGCTGCGGGCGCTGGTGGCGGAGCAGGGCCAGCGCATCTCCCgcctggaggagcagctcagccgCCTCGAGAACGGCCACGTGTAGGGAACCCCCCAACCTTCAGGGACCACCGCCCCAGGGACCACGCCTGCGCCCCAGGGACCCCCCTGAAGCATCCCATCCCCCTGGGGTGCACCCCCTTGCCCCGCTCCGGGCCCTTCTCCCACTGGGGGCTGGCTGCCCCTCTGGCAGCTCCCCACTTCCCCCTGTTGCCTTACTGGGTGCTGCCCCCCCAAATCATGGACCATTATTGCCCACCCCCGTTCGTCGGGCTGGGGGTTGCTCTTGGGATCAAAGATTACCCCCTGCACACCTCAATCCCTGCGTGGGGTCTCCCCCCTTTCCTATAGGGCAGGGCATGATCTGCCTCCTTCAACTGTGACATATTGACCCCCTtatattttgggggttttctcccccttcctcctcctccttgcatCCCCCCTCTCCCTTCCAGTGCAGGGTCAAAAACTATATTTTCACTCCAAATAAAGGATTTATAAGAAAAGCTGTGGTCGCGGCAGCCACCTGGGGGGTGACAAAGTGGGGGCAGGAAGGCGCAGCAGTCACGGGTGGGAGCTCGGCGCCTCGGCAGGAAGTGGGGGGCACAGGGCGGCATTTTGGGTAGCGGGAGCTGGAGGGGGGTGCAGCGCTCGGCCTCCCCCCGCTTCGGCACATCCGCTGCGGGGGCAGGAAGTTGGGGGGGGCTCCCCCATCTCGGAGCGCGCCCGCGGCATCGGGACCCGCTCTGGCTGCACCCGCTGATGGTGAGCACCCCAAAAACCGGGCGGGGTGGGAGATTGGGGGGTGGGGGATGGGTTGGGGGAATCAGGATCAGGGAACCGGGGTGAGGTTGTGGCAGGAGTGGGAGGGCAAGGGGGGTATGGAATGTTTGGGGGGCAGGTTGGGGGATAAGGGGAGTACAGTGGGGTTGGGGGCAGGCTGGGGGGTTCAGGGGAGCGTGGGGAGGGTCAGATATCGGGGTGGGTTTGGGGGCCTGTGCAGCCACATTGAAGGCTGTGAGTGCCGGGTTTGGGGTGCCCTGGGACTTTGGCAGGGGGTGCTATGGGGCTGCAGCCGTGTGGGAAGGGGCGAGTTGtgctggggggctctgggggggcTTTGCAGCCATGTGGGGCGGCAGGACCTGCTTCCTCtcccccagcacctgcaggtgctgctgcattCGCCGCCCACAGCTTCCTTCCCCAGGGGTAACATCCCCCTCCCGCTCCCCAGCCCTTGTCCCGTGCTGCTGCACCTTGCCCCCTGTCCCCGCTGCCCTTtgccccagcccttccctgcatTCCAGCTCCGGGAAGCCACGTGCTGGGCACACAGCGCTGACCTTGCTGCCCTCACCCACAGGCTGGCCCGCGGTGGCACCCGCTGCTGCTGGCGCTGGCGGTGCCGGCCGAGGCCGGGGTCCCCGCGGGGACCCGCAATGACCGGGCGGTGGCTGCCCTGCTGGgcctcctgctgtgcctggcactGGCACTGGCGCTGGCCTGGCACCACCTGTGCCGCCTCTCGGCCGGCCGCTACCACCCCCGGCCCTGGGCCGCcgggtgctggagctgctgcggGGGCAATGGCACCGGCTGCGCTCACCGGAGACCCCGCCGTGGCCCTCGGGGACGGTGACGGGGAGGTGGCCGTGCGGGACGAGGAGGAAGAGCTGATGCCCTGGAGCCTGGAGCGGCGGccggagcaggaggaggaggaaggaggagatgagcaggaggaggagaaggaggaagatgagaaggaggaggatgaggaggaggccGAGGCAGCTCCGGAGGGCGGGGAGAGCCCCCTGACCGGGGAGAAGGTGGCAGGGGGCAGCGCTGAGGCCCTGCTCAGTGACCTGCACGCCTTCTCGGGGACAGCGGCCTGGGGGGACGTGCGGCCACACGTCACCGCCTTGTGATGCCATCGTCCTGACATCACCACCCCGTGATGTCACCTCCCAGTGATGTCACCACCCCGTGATGTCACCACTCTGTGATGTCACCTGCCCGTGATGTCACCACCCCGTGATGTCACCTCCCTGTGATGTCACCACCCTGTGGTGTCACCTGCCCGTGGTGTCACCACCCCGTGATGTCATCATCCCGTGATGTCACCTCCCTGTGATGTCACCACCCCGTGATGTCAGCTGCCCGTGGTGTCACCTCCCTGCCAGCAAAGGGACCCCTTCTctgtcccctgcctgcccccagcCGAGGCTCCCGGTTGGCTGCAGGGGCCTGGGCACTGACCAAtaaaagcagctctgcctggatcGGGGGCGTGGTTTGCAGAGGTGGGCGGAGCCAATCGGAAGGGCATGGCAAAGGGGGAGGTGCTTGGTAAAGGGGCGGGGCATCAGAGGGGCGGAGCCTGCACCCTCCCCTGGTGGGGCAACCCCCCACCCTCCCAGTGGCCCCCCAggtccccccagccccagcacagggaccaCCACAGCCTCAGCAAGTCCTTTAATTCGCACACATCCAGCAGCGGGGCCACGCCCCTAGGGAGGCCACACCCCAAAGGCCACGCCCCCAAAGGGGCCACACCCCCGAAGGCCACGCCCACGGCGGGCACACCCTGGGGGCCACACCCCTGGGGGTTCTTCCCGTGCCCCCAAACCCGGCGGGCAGGGGGCTGTGCCGGAGGGGGATGAGCCCCCCGGAGCACAAGCAGCACCGTGGGGTCCCCCCCACCCCATGGGGAGCACCAggcccccctccccaaaaccccccaCCCTCCATCCCTACCTGGGCAcccgcccccggcccccctTCTGCTTCTTGGGCCCCCCGAGGGTTTGATGGGCAGGGGGGCCGTGCCCTCGGGCGGGGGGGTTGGGGGGGCCCTAAATCCATGGGGTCTCCTGGAGCCACCGGCTTGAACGCCTCGAAGGGGGAGAACttcacagggctgcaggggggACACATGAGGGGGTGAGTGGAGCACCCACGGAGGGTGAGGAACGGGGGCAGCCAGTGCCCACAgagccccttccccacccctggaggcACCAACCCACCCCATACTCCATGAACCTCCCCTACTCCCTCTTCCCTATCCCGACTCCCTCACTCCAAGGCATCCCAAACCCTCACCCCGCTGCCCCCACAGTCTGTACTCCCAGGATGGGGTGCAGGTTGAGCCCCCCCACACTGCACCCCCAGCACTGTCCCCTGCCCCCACCTTGGCACCCACCCTGAAACCCCCACCCCAAAGTGCCCCGGCCCCCTGTGCCCGGCTACCTGACGGGGTGCGGGGGCTGCTGTTGAGGCGCCGGGGGGAGCGCACcttgggctggaaggagaaCCCCTCCTTGATGCTCTCCAGCACCGAGGGGACGTAGGTGAAGCCCTGCGGGTTTGGGGGTGTCAGTGAGGGGGGCCCGGGAGCACCGGGGGTCCCCCACCATGGCTGTGCCCCCCCTTACCAGGAAGGCCTGGTTGGCGCTCTCGCTGATGGCAGCATCGTCGGGGCTGTCCACGGGGGTCTGGCGGGTGAAGCGGGTGTCGAACTGGCTCACGTCCTCCTCCGACTGCTGCGGGGCACATGGCGGCTGCTCCCACGGGGCTCCCCGAAACATCCCAGTCTCCCCCTCCCAACCCTCAGCCCTCCCCATACCAGGCAGGGTTTGAAGGGGGGGTCCAGCCTGCGTGCCAGCAGGTCCTCCCAGTTGATGTGGCGGAAGAAGGGCTGttctgtgggtttgggggtgtCAGGGCATCGGGGGGGTCCCCGGcaccccctgcccacccctgtACCTGCACATCGGCCGCGTCACCGGGGCCACCCCCGACCCGCTGGCTGGGGTTCCGCTTGAGGAACTGGAAGAGCAACAGAGATAGAGATGGGAATGGGGGGTGTTCAGGGAGGACCGACATAAATAAGGGTGGGCGGAGGTGAGGATAATTTTGGGGGGGCCACCTTCTTGAGGAGGTCACGAGCGTCGGGTGTCAGGTAGGGCGGCAGCACCAGCTTTCCCTTGAGGATCTTGTCGATGGTCTTCTTGCGGTTCTCGGCGGTGAACGGTGGCTgcggggggcaccggggggCCATGAAGAGCCAGGCGGGCCAGGAAGGCTCGGGGCAACCCCCCACCCACCCAGGGATGCCCCCAGTCcccaggaaaggagcaggagcGGGACTTGCCGATCCGGTGAGCATGTCGTACATCAGGGCACCCAGGCTCCACCAGTCCACCGCCCGGTTGTGCCCGCTCCGCACCAGGATCTCGGGGGCCCTGGGGGTGCAGAGGGGGCCCTGAGCGGGTGGGGGCCAGGAGAGACCCCCCGAAACCCCCCCAGTGCTGCATACCTCACATGTACTCGATGGTGCGCAGAAGGTGTGGGTGACAGCTCCGTCGTGGATGGACTCCTTGCACAGCCCGAAGTCTGTCAGCTTGATGTGACCTGAGGGGCGTGGGGGGGTCAGCACTGCCCACAGAGACCCCCCAAGCTCCCCAGAtcccccacccccaaacccaccTTGGCTGTTGAGCATTATATTCTCTGGCTTAAGATCCCGGTAGATGATCCCGTGGGAGTGC from Corvus cornix cornix isolate S_Up_H32 chromosome 5, ASM73873v5, whole genome shotgun sequence encodes:
- the LOC120410083 gene encoding LOW QUALITY PROTEIN: protein tyrosine phosphatase receptor type C-associated protein (The sequence of the model RefSeq protein was modified relative to this genomic sequence to represent the inferred CDS: inserted 2 bases in 2 codons), with the protein product MAGPRWHPLLLALAVPAEAGVPAGTRNDRAVAALLGLLLCLALALALAWHHLCRLSAGRYHPRPXGRRVLELLRGQWHRLRSPXDPAVALGDGDGEVAVRDEEEELMPWSLERRPEQEEEEGGDEQEEEKEEDEKEEDEEEAEAAPEGGESPLTGEKVAGGSAEALLSDLHAFSGTAAWGDVRPHVTAL